From the genome of Emys orbicularis isolate rEmyOrb1 chromosome 17, rEmyOrb1.hap1, whole genome shotgun sequence, one region includes:
- the TMEM97 gene encoding sigma intracellular receptor 2, whose amino-acid sequence MGARERWHVAVCCLQADFLLPLHCTREGMAAVTGLLEWVFALYFLTHIPITLIIDLQPLVHGAGIYPQSLAELLKWYAVTFKDPMMLEPPPWFKSFICCEAALQLPFFPFAAYAFLKGGCKWIRTPAIIYSSHVATTVFPILAHILFHDFSASKHQGPETQQERLTLLFFYAPYLLIPILLLFTMLYSPQYNQVEKRKKK is encoded by the exons atgggagcaagagaaagatggcATGTTGCTGTCTGTTGCTTACAAGCTGATTTCCTGCTGCCTCTGCACTGCACCAGGGAAGGTATGGCTGCTGTTACAGGCTTACTGGAGTGGGTTTTTGCCCTGTACTTCCTCACTCATATTCCCATCACTTTAATCATAGACCTGCAACCGCTTGTGCATGGAGCTGGCATCTACCCTCAGAGT cTGGCGGAGTTGTTAAAATGGTATGCGGTGACCTTCAAAGATCCCATGATGCTGGAGCCCCCTCCATGGTTTAAGTCGTTTATATGTTGTGAAGCCGCCTTACAACTGCCTTTCTTTCCCTTTGCAGCCTATGCATTCTTAAAAG GTGGCTGCAAATGGATACGGACTCCAGCAATTATCTACTCCAGTCACGTAGCTACAACTGTATTTCCTATCCTTGCACACATCCTGTTTCACGATTTCTCAGCGTCCAAGCATCAGGGTCCCGAGACGCAGCAGGAACGCCTTACTCTGTTATTCTTCTATGCGCCATATTTGCTGATTCCCATTCTGCTCCTGTTTACCATGTTGTACAGCCCCCAATACAACCAggtggagaaaaggaaaaagaaataa